The Humulus lupulus chromosome 3, drHumLupu1.1, whole genome shotgun sequence genome window below encodes:
- the LOC133822623 gene encoding organelle RRM domain-containing protein 6, chloroplastic, which translates to MGAEMVATLTFTGAPSPINSIITITTQKFYLGRSPFSFSCAAQPECSLSRTPFPSLSLNSRHGGFSVSASSSCSSSTNPKASAKLYVSGLSFRTTEESLRNAFENFGQLVEVNLVMDKIAKRPRGFAFLHYETEEESKKAIEGMHGKFLDGRVIFVEFAKPRSELNQGLKQNPRRY; encoded by the exons ATGGGAGCAGAAATGGTAGCAACCCTTACGTTTACAGGCGCTCCAAGTCCAATAAATTCTATCATAACGATAACCACACAAAAATTCTATCTGGGCAGGTCgccattttctttttcttgtgcTGCGCAACCAGAATGCAGTCTCAGTAGGACCCCATTCCCTTCCTTATCTTTAAACTCCAGACATGGTGGTTTCTCTGTTTCAgcctcttcttcttgttcttcttcgaCAAACCCCAAAGCTTCTGCCAAGCTCTACGTCAGTG GTCTTTCATTCCGTACCACAGAAGAGAGTTTAAGAAATGCTTTCGAAAATTTTGGGCAGCTTGTTGAAG TCAATTTGGTGATGGATAAAATAGCAAAAAGGCCGAGAGGGTTTGCTTTCCTTCACTATGAAACTGAGGAAGAATCTAAAAAGGCTATTGAGGGAATGCACGGAAAG tttttggaTGGAAGGGTAATATTTGTGGAATTTGCAAAACCAAGATCAGAGcttaatcaaggtcttaaacaaAACCCTAGGCGGTATTGA